From a region of the Caldalkalibacillus thermarum genome:
- a CDS encoding pyridoxal phosphate-dependent aminotransferase, whose protein sequence is MHFEPSQTLKNLPEQFFAKLTQKAARYVQQGYDVINLGQGNPDLPTPPHIVAALKKAAENPLYHRYSPFKGHPFLKEAVAQFYEREYHVHLDPETEVAILLGGKAGLVEVSQCLLNPGDVAFVPDPGYPDYWSGIALAGGEMVMMPLTAERCFLPDFSQLSPFHLKKAKLMFLNYPNNPTAAVAVQSLFEEAVALACQHQICVVHDFAYGAIAYDGHQPLSFLQIPGAKEVGIEIYTLSKTYNMAGWRIAFAVGNQSVIEAIELIQDHYHCSLFGAIQEAAAVALLSSQECVDQLRETYQRRRDTFISALQDIGWDVQPPQGSFFAWLPVPDGFDSASFADLLLEESHIVVAPGIGFGPHGEGYVRAGLVSSEETLLKAAERIERLGLFTRMR, encoded by the coding sequence ATGCATTTTGAACCTTCTCAGACCCTCAAAAACTTGCCGGAGCAGTTTTTTGCCAAATTGACCCAAAAAGCAGCCCGCTATGTACAGCAAGGCTATGATGTGATTAACCTGGGGCAAGGCAATCCTGACCTGCCTACGCCTCCCCATATTGTTGCTGCTTTAAAGAAGGCAGCTGAAAATCCTTTATATCACCGCTACTCACCTTTTAAAGGCCACCCGTTTTTAAAAGAGGCGGTCGCCCAATTTTATGAGCGGGAGTACCATGTGCATCTCGATCCAGAGACAGAGGTGGCCATATTGTTGGGAGGAAAAGCAGGGCTGGTCGAAGTGAGCCAATGCTTGCTCAACCCTGGTGATGTTGCCTTTGTCCCTGATCCGGGCTATCCCGATTATTGGTCGGGGATCGCTCTTGCCGGCGGAGAAATGGTAATGATGCCCCTGACAGCGGAACGCTGCTTTTTACCGGACTTCAGCCAGCTTTCACCTTTCCACCTGAAAAAAGCCAAACTGATGTTTCTTAACTATCCCAATAATCCGACTGCGGCTGTCGCCGTCCAATCTTTATTTGAGGAAGCCGTGGCCTTAGCCTGTCAACATCAGATCTGTGTTGTTCATGATTTCGCCTACGGGGCCATTGCCTATGACGGGCACCAGCCCCTCAGCTTCTTACAAATCCCTGGAGCCAAAGAGGTGGGCATAGAGATTTACACGCTGTCCAAAACCTATAACATGGCCGGGTGGCGCATCGCCTTTGCTGTGGGCAACCAGAGTGTTATTGAAGCGATAGAGCTCATTCAAGATCACTACCATTGCAGTTTGTTTGGTGCGATCCAGGAAGCAGCAGCTGTCGCCCTGTTAAGCAGCCAAGAATGTGTTGACCAGTTGCGGGAGACCTATCAAAGAAGGCGTGACACCTTCATCAGTGCCCTGCAAGACATCGGCTGGGACGTTCAGCCGCCACAGGGATCTTTCTTTGCCTGGCTGCCCGTTCCTGATGGATTTGATTCTGCCTCTTTTGCCGATCTCTTGCTTGAGGAAAGTCACATTGTAGTGGCTCCAGGAATCGGCTTTGGTCCCCATGGTGAAGGCTATGTCCGCGCAGGACTGGTCAGTTCTGAGGAGACGTTGCTCAAGGCAGCGGAGCGGATTGAGCGGCTGGGATTATTTACGAGAATGAGGTAA
- a CDS encoding carbon-nitrogen family hydrolase: MKVAAVQFEIRDEETKEERIERMARLLSGLKGYDLILLPEIWATGYFSFERYTKEAEPLKGPFFQRMAQMAQQLSSVLFAGSFVEQEGKNYYNTSLLFDANGELLATYRKIHLFRYGSKEGELLTRGEEVKAVKTRVGCVGLSTCYDLRFPELYRQQVELGAELLLVTSAWPHQRLAHWQLFNAVRALENQCFLISCNCVGYTHNVLLGGHSQVVDPWGVVRAQAGEQETVLTAEIDLAEVKRVREHFPQLKHRVLRA; encoded by the coding sequence GTGAAAGTGGCTGCGGTTCAGTTTGAAATTCGGGATGAGGAAACAAAGGAAGAGCGAATCGAACGGATGGCTCGTCTTTTATCTGGCCTGAAGGGATATGACCTGATTCTCTTGCCGGAAATATGGGCGACGGGATACTTTTCGTTTGAACGTTACACGAAAGAGGCTGAACCCCTTAAGGGCCCCTTTTTTCAACGTATGGCCCAGATGGCTCAACAGTTGAGCAGTGTGTTGTTTGCCGGCAGCTTTGTGGAGCAAGAGGGAAAGAACTACTACAATACCAGCCTGTTGTTTGATGCCAACGGGGAATTACTGGCTACCTACCGGAAAATCCATCTCTTTCGCTATGGCTCAAAGGAAGGGGAGTTATTAACCCGTGGAGAAGAAGTAAAGGCGGTCAAAACCAGAGTGGGCTGTGTCGGCTTGTCCACCTGCTATGATTTGAGATTTCCCGAGCTGTACCGGCAGCAAGTGGAGTTAGGAGCCGAACTGTTGTTGGTCACCTCTGCCTGGCCCCACCAGCGCTTGGCACACTGGCAATTGTTCAATGCGGTCCGGGCTTTGGAAAATCAGTGCTTTTTAATTTCTTGCAATTGTGTTGGCTATACTCATAACGTCTTGCTTGGCGGGCACAGCCAGGTGGTTGATCCCTGGGGAGTGGTTCGGGCGCAGGCAGGTGAACAGGAAACCGTCTTAACGGCAGAGATTGACCTGGCTGAAGTGAAACGGGTGCGGGAGCACTTTCCCCAGCTGAAACACCGGGTATTGCGTGCTTAA
- a CDS encoding helix-turn-helix domain-containing protein: MNKMERWNMYLEIQQLKKLGLNKSQIARRLGISRNTVYKYINMTPEAFEDMLEHIKVRQKKTDP, encoded by the coding sequence ATGAATAAAATGGAAAGGTGGAACATGTACCTGGAGATTCAACAGCTAAAGAAACTGGGACTTAACAAATCGCAAATTGCCAGACGATTAGGGATTAGCCGCAATACAGTTTACAAATATATCAATATGACACCTGAAGCATTTGAAGATATGTTGGAACACATCAAAGTGAGACAAAAGAAAACAGATCCATGA
- a CDS encoding DDE-type integrase/transposase/recombinase, translating into MQVDFGQATVRNTFHQPQKLWFMAYVLSHSRYKFMYWLDRPLTTADVIQVHEQAFAFYGGLPQEIVYDQDHLILVSENGEDLIYTKEFANYLAYRSFKVYMCKKGDPESKGKVENVVGYVKKNFARHRTYYNLAQWREDCLAWFERTGNGKVHQTTKKYRPKCSNRNIFTFAMRDQLQKIQEVMNQANSHSGVIGQALAYCLTYQLYSVEPLAMQCNILCNKQRNNKHSSKNINPKSNPSCSDINRIRK; encoded by the coding sequence ATGCAAGTTGACTTTGGTCAGGCCACTGTCAGAAATACGTTTCATCAACCTCAGAAGCTGTGGTTTATGGCTTATGTATTATCCCATTCCCGTTACAAATTTATGTATTGGCTGGACCGTCCCTTGACAACAGCAGATGTCATTCAGGTTCATGAACAAGCTTTCGCCTTTTACGGCGGTCTTCCTCAAGAAATTGTTTATGATCAAGACCATCTCATCTTAGTGAGTGAAAATGGCGAAGATCTTATTTACACCAAAGAATTTGCCAATTATCTGGCGTACAGGTCGTTTAAAGTGTACATGTGCAAAAAAGGCGACCCGGAAAGCAAAGGAAAAGTGGAAAACGTTGTTGGCTATGTGAAAAAGAACTTTGCCCGTCACCGGACCTATTACAATCTGGCCCAATGGCGTGAAGACTGTCTGGCCTGGTTTGAGCGAACAGGCAATGGCAAAGTGCATCAGACAACCAAAAAATACCGGCCGAAGTGTTCCAACAGGAACATCTTTACCTTCGCTATGAGAGATCAATTGCAAAAGATACAGGAAGTCATGAACCAAGCTAACTCTCATTCTGGAGTGATTGGACAAGCTTTAGCCTACTGTCTGACATACCAACTGTACAGTGTAGAGCCTCTAGCGATGCAGTGCAACATTTTATGCAACAAGCAAAGGAACAACAAGCACAGCAGCAAGAACATCAATCCGAAATCAAACCCATCATGCTCGGACATCAATCGTATTCGCAAGTGA
- a CDS encoding ComEC/Rec2 family competence protein encodes MTTDNLDEGSISIRVVYGEVALLFTGDAGQASEQEMIARGHQLQADIFQLGHHGSSTSNGEEFLQAVKPKVAIYSAGQDNSYGHPHREVVQLISS; translated from the coding sequence TTGACGACGGACAACTTGGACGAGGGATCGATCAGTATTCGGGTGGTCTATGGCGAGGTGGCCCTTCTGTTTACCGGTGATGCCGGACAAGCATCAGAGCAGGAGATGATCGCCAGAGGACATCAACTTCAGGCTGATATTTTTCAGCTTGGCCACCACGGCTCCAGCACTTCCAATGGGGAAGAATTTCTGCAGGCGGTAAAGCCCAAGGTGGCCATTTATTCGGCGGGACAAGATAATTCTTATGGGCATCCACACAGGGAAGTGGTTCAGCTCATCTCTTCTTGA
- a CDS encoding DUF3006 domain-containing protein: MDDHKVKAVVDRIEDRYVVLLMGEEEKEPHVPLEQVPGELQEGEWVIATLSAQQEVISLKTDKEETEKIGTRIQEKAKHLKQRMASRFKK; this comes from the coding sequence ATGGACGACCATAAGGTAAAAGCAGTTGTGGACCGCATTGAGGACAGGTATGTAGTTTTACTGATGGGTGAAGAGGAGAAAGAACCGCACGTTCCCCTGGAGCAGGTGCCTGGGGAACTGCAAGAGGGGGAATGGGTGATTGCCACTTTGAGTGCTCAGCAAGAGGTGATCAGTTTAAAAACAGATAAGGAAGAGACCGAGAAAATAGGAACAAGGATCCAGGAAAAGGCAAAACATTTGAAGCAGCGGATGGCCAGCCGCTTTAAAAAATAA
- a CDS encoding MerR family transcriptional regulator — MSYKTKKVMPIGIVSELTGLSPRQIRYYEERKLIFPERSKGGTRKYSFLDVERLVNIAEKMEDGWRTYEIRRMEKQKNQEELRREMLRGQLNAAFRQRT, encoded by the coding sequence ATGTCCTATAAAACAAAAAAAGTGATGCCCATTGGCATCGTCAGTGAATTAACAGGGTTATCCCCCCGCCAAATTCGTTATTATGAAGAAAGGAAACTGATCTTCCCCGAGCGGTCGAAGGGTGGGACACGCAAGTATTCGTTTCTCGACGTGGAACGTTTGGTGAATATCGCAGAAAAAATGGAAGATGGTTGGCGGACCTATGAGATTCGCCGCATGGAAAAACAGAAAAATCAAGAAGAATTGCGCCGGGAAATGTTAAGGGGGCAACTTAATGCTGCTTTCAGACAGAGGACGTGA